One region of Peribacillus simplex genomic DNA includes:
- a CDS encoding short-chain fatty acid transporter, with product MVAFFNRVMQRYLPDPFIFVIILTFVVFGLGLIFTDSGPYQMAQHWGNGFWGLLLFAMQMVLVLVTGHVLASSRIFKRGLGALASMAKSPGQAIIIVSVVSLVASWINWGFGLVIGALFAKELAKKVENVDYRLLIASAYSGFLIWHGGISGSTPLTIATPGHFSEDLIGIIPTSETIFSSFNLFIVIALIIIVPLVNRFMMPSKEQTVTVDLALLEDDVQAATIEKEDLTPAERLENSRIISLSIGILGIVFLFYYFVLNGFKLNLDIVNFLFLFLGILFHGTPKHFLEAVVNAVKGASGIIIQFPFYAGIMGMMTASGLATVISNGFVSISNEFTFPLFAFLSAGLVNIFIPSGGGQWAVQAPVMLDAATALDVSIPKTAMAVAWGDAWTNLIQPFWALPALAIAGLKAKDIMGYCVLTLFVSGIVISLGLLFF from the coding sequence ATGGTAGCCTTTTTTAATCGTGTTATGCAGAGGTATTTACCCGATCCATTTATATTTGTTATTATTTTAACTTTTGTTGTGTTTGGATTGGGACTTATTTTCACCGATAGCGGGCCTTATCAGATGGCTCAGCATTGGGGAAATGGATTTTGGGGATTGCTTCTTTTTGCTATGCAGATGGTTCTTGTTTTAGTAACTGGACATGTATTAGCTAGTAGCAGAATTTTTAAAAGGGGATTAGGTGCTCTTGCATCTATGGCTAAATCTCCAGGTCAGGCAATTATTATTGTAAGTGTCGTTTCTCTCGTAGCAAGCTGGATAAACTGGGGATTCGGACTTGTTATTGGGGCTTTGTTCGCTAAAGAATTAGCGAAAAAAGTAGAAAATGTTGATTATCGCCTTTTAATTGCGAGTGCTTATTCTGGATTTCTCATCTGGCATGGTGGAATATCTGGATCAACTCCATTGACTATTGCTACTCCAGGCCACTTTTCCGAAGATTTAATTGGTATTATCCCAACAAGTGAAACGATATTTTCTAGTTTTAATCTTTTTATTGTTATAGCTTTAATCATAATCGTTCCATTAGTTAATCGATTCATGATGCCTTCAAAGGAACAAACAGTGACTGTAGATCTTGCTCTCCTAGAGGATGATGTCCAGGCAGCTACTATTGAAAAAGAGGATTTGACTCCTGCTGAGAGGCTTGAGAATAGCCGGATTATCTCTCTATCAATTGGGATATTAGGGATTGTTTTTCTTTTCTATTATTTTGTACTTAACGGTTTTAAACTAAATCTTGATATTGTTAATTTCTTATTCTTATTTTTAGGAATTCTCTTTCATGGTACTCCAAAACACTTTTTAGAGGCTGTGGTTAATGCAGTAAAAGGAGCTAGTGGGATCATCATCCAATTCCCTTTTTATGCGGGGATTATGGGTATGATGACAGCATCAGGTTTAGCTACTGTTATATCTAATGGTTTCGTTTCAATATCTAATGAATTTACATTCCCGTTATTTGCGTTTTTAAGTGCAGGATTGGTCAATATTTTCATACCTTCTGGTGGAGGTCAATGGGCGGTTCAAGCGCCTGTCATGCTGGATGCAGCGACAGCACTTGATGTATCCATTCCAAAAACGGCTATGGCGGTTGCCTGGGGAGATGCATGGACTAATCTAATCCAACCATTCTGGGCACTCCCTGCTCTTGCTATTGCTGGTCTAAAGGCAAAAGATATTATGGGTTACTGTGTATTGACTCTTTTTGTAAGTGGTATTGTTATTTCACTAGGACTCTTGTTTTTCTAA